One Acinetobacter colistiniresistens DNA segment encodes these proteins:
- a CDS encoding CC0125/CC1285 family lipoprotein, with the protein MKFFSLIPIILLSACATSYQSNGLTGGFEDTELSPGYYRITFRGNGVTSREKVNEFALLRASDLMLSRGCKSFQVLNGKDTVNTSYVDLPRTTSTNANVYAYGNYATANATTTTYGGGLQSVHRAKTTLDARCINAEADPSQNIFDTNFINQKLKQKYRIN; encoded by the coding sequence ATGAAGTTTTTTAGTTTAATACCAATAATTTTATTATCAGCTTGTGCTACAAGTTATCAAAGTAATGGGTTAACTGGCGGTTTTGAAGATACCGAGTTATCTCCAGGATATTACCGTATAACTTTCCGTGGCAACGGTGTTACATCTAGAGAAAAAGTGAATGAGTTTGCTTTATTAAGAGCATCAGACTTAATGCTATCAAGAGGATGTAAAAGCTTTCAGGTTTTAAATGGTAAAGATACAGTGAATACTTCTTATGTTGATTTGCCACGCACAACCTCTACTAATGCAAATGTATATGCCTATGGTAATTACGCCACAGCCAATGCAACCACCACAACTTATGGTGGTGGATTGCAAAGTGTGCATAGAGCAAAAACAACCTTAGATGCGCGCTGCATTAATGCAGAAGCTGATCCATCTCAAAATATCTTTGATACCAATTTCATAAATCAAAAGCTTAAACAGAAATATAGAATTAATTGA
- a CDS encoding DNA transfer protein p32, protein MSFIGNALGSITGSNKQAKAAQEASNQQYEATKYATDQQKQMFDEVRKDQQPYMQAGYDALKQLMGGMGQNGQFMQAYGQDIYNDPSYKFRLNQGLDAVQSGAAAQGGLLSGATQKALNDYAQNFASQEYQNAYNRYNADQTNQYNRLSNLVGLGQSAAAGVGNAGMQTGQAIANNTMAGANAQAAGTIAAGNKTANNFNNLLGIGTAVAGMFI, encoded by the coding sequence ATGTCATTTATTGGTAATGCATTAGGATCAATCACTGGTTCAAACAAGCAGGCAAAAGCCGCCCAGGAAGCTAGCAACCAGCAGTATGAGGCTACTAAATACGCTACTGACCAACAAAAGCAAATGTTTGATGAAGTGCGTAAAGATCAGCAACCCTATATGCAAGCTGGCTATGATGCACTCAAACAGCTTATGGGTGGAATGGGCCAGAATGGGCAATTCATGCAAGCATACGGCCAAGATATTTATAACGACCCAAGTTATAAGTTCCGCTTAAATCAAGGCTTAGATGCTGTGCAAAGTGGTGCGGCTGCACAAGGTGGGTTGCTAAGTGGCGCAACACAGAAAGCACTTAATGACTATGCCCAAAACTTTGCTAGTCAAGAATATCAGAATGCTTACAACAGATATAACGCAGACCAAACTAACCAATATAACCGGTTATCTAATCTTGTTGGTTTAGGGCAAAGTGCTGCTGCTGGTGTTGGTAATGCTGGTATGCAAACAGGGCAAGCCATCGCAAACAACACAATGGCTGGTGCAAATGCTCAAGCAGCTGGAACAATTGCTGCCGGCAATAAAACAGCAAATAACTTTAACAACTTACTGGGTATTGGTACTGCTGTAGCAGGCATGTTTATTTAA
- a CDS encoding GNAT family N-acetyltransferase: MITVRREKWIECIDQIMPLCQQVFDLEEAKFTGLQLDFDLDLYQAVEEADRFHCLVMRSNGMPVGFHWIFITPMLRHKGLFQAHTDAIFVDPKYRNYSNKLIEFSEQYIKRLASFWTLANLKAVDREQVWCRKGFEPIETIMFKIMR, from the coding sequence ATGATCACGGTAAGGCGTGAAAAGTGGATTGAATGCATTGACCAGATTATGCCGCTTTGCCAACAGGTATTTGACTTAGAAGAAGCTAAATTTACAGGTTTGCAATTAGATTTTGATCTTGACCTATATCAAGCAGTTGAAGAAGCGGACCGCTTTCATTGTCTAGTTATGCGTTCAAATGGAATGCCAGTAGGTTTCCATTGGATTTTCATTACGCCAATGCTTCGACATAAAGGGTTATTTCAAGCGCATACAGATGCAATTTTTGTAGATCCAAAGTATCGAAATTACTCAAATAAACTTATTGAATTTTCTGAGCAGTACATAAAAAGATTGGCGTCTTTCTGGACATTAGCAAATCTAAAAGCAGTAGATCGTGAGCAGGTCTGGTGCAGAAAAGGATTTGAGCCAATTGAAACAATTATGTTTAAAATTATGAGGTGA
- a CDS encoding packaged DNA stabilization protein encodes MATIIDVPFVGQSYHLKDWAVDCQRTLNLYPQVVESGNAPQVSALLPTPGLIAKYELSGPIRGLFPTSIGLLAIAGSKLYLINQTAELISDIQGNGISYFANNRLDILIVSNPYTYTFNIASKELKILTGGGFLGAEDVTFLDSRFIVLNPESDQVQWSGLLNTEFSALGYATAEANSDKLVRIFTQNGQLWLIGERTTEIWHSTGNTDQPFLRVSGAYINCGCIAKNSLAQFGTGLIWLSQTDVGQGQVVMTEGYQVKRISNHAMEQEFAGYDRLDDAIAYSYQQEGHSFYVLSFPKANKTWCFDGSTGMWHERSYYNLDAQHERHRSQVHCFYKGKHYVGDHTNGIIYELSLDAETDNGRLIMRERITPVINPQAQRLIFDELEVLIQAGQKSNREPIVMLDWSDDHGQTWSFDRQETLGKVGEWNKRLIFRRLGQAFNRVFRLRLTDSSRLIILGAKARVR; translated from the coding sequence ATGGCGACTATTATTGATGTTCCTTTCGTTGGTCAGTCTTATCATTTGAAAGACTGGGCAGTCGACTGCCAAAGAACATTAAATCTTTACCCACAAGTTGTTGAAAGTGGTAATGCTCCACAGGTTTCTGCATTACTACCAACCCCCGGTTTAATTGCTAAATATGAGCTATCTGGACCAATCCGTGGGCTTTTCCCAACTAGCATAGGACTTCTTGCAATTGCAGGTTCAAAACTATACTTGATTAATCAAACTGCAGAGTTAATTAGTGATATTCAAGGGAATGGGATTTCCTACTTTGCTAATAATCGGTTAGATATTCTTATCGTAAGTAATCCATATACTTATACTTTTAACATTGCATCAAAAGAGCTAAAAATTTTAACTGGTGGTGGTTTCTTAGGTGCTGAAGATGTAACTTTTCTAGATTCACGTTTCATTGTATTAAATCCAGAGTCTGATCAGGTCCAGTGGTCTGGATTATTGAATACAGAATTCTCAGCACTTGGCTATGCTACAGCAGAAGCGAACTCTGACAAGTTGGTACGAATATTTACTCAAAATGGACAGTTGTGGCTAATAGGCGAAAGAACAACAGAGATCTGGCATAGCACAGGTAATACTGATCAACCTTTTCTCCGGGTTTCTGGTGCATATATTAACTGCGGTTGTATTGCAAAGAACTCTTTAGCTCAGTTTGGAACAGGTTTGATTTGGCTTTCCCAGACAGATGTTGGACAAGGGCAAGTTGTGATGACAGAAGGTTATCAAGTTAAGCGAATTTCCAACCATGCTATGGAACAAGAATTTGCAGGATATGATCGTCTTGATGATGCTATAGCTTATTCTTATCAGCAAGAAGGTCATTCTTTTTATGTATTGTCTTTTCCAAAAGCAAATAAAACGTGGTGTTTTGATGGCTCAACTGGAATGTGGCATGAGCGAAGTTATTACAATTTAGATGCTCAGCATGAAAGACATAGGTCTCAAGTACACTGTTTTTATAAAGGTAAGCATTACGTTGGTGATCATACGAATGGGATCATTTATGAGTTAAGTCTTGATGCTGAAACAGACAATGGTCGATTAATTATGCGAGAGCGCATTACCCCAGTTATTAATCCTCAAGCACAACGTCTAATATTCGATGAGCTAGAAGTTCTTATACAAGCTGGGCAGAAATCAAATCGAGAGCCTATTGTTATGCTTGACTGGTCAGATGATCATGGACAGACATGGTCTTTTGATCGTCAAGAGACACTTGGGAAAGTTGGGGAATGGAACAAAAGATTGATATTTAGACGATTAGGGCAAGCATTTAATAGGGTTTTCCGACTGCGTTTAACTGATTCAAGTAGATTAATTATTTTAGGCGCAAAGGCTAGGGTGAGATAG
- a CDS encoding IS3 family transposase (programmed frameshift), producing the protein MKKPNYTPEIRERAVQLLIESEKDYPSNWAAVSAIAPKIGCTPETLRVWYQKYLDQQNPAKVQQVSDQEKMKQMEREIKELKRANEILRKAAGFFRPGGARPPTQIMVDFIHNNKALYGVEAICRILPIAASTYYRALDFVDNPEHRAKRALHDLHHAEQIKRIWKESSGRYGVRKVWQKLKREGYVIARCTVARLMQKLGIQGVWRGKNKQTTRSRDDQKRADDLVKRNFSADRPDQLWVSDFTYIQTHSGWVYTAFIIDVFSRAIVGWKVSTRMNTDMVLDALEQALHDRGMPKNVIHHSDRGVQYLSIRYTNRLDAANLRASVGTTGDSYDNALAETVNGLYKTEVIEYLKADWQGLADVQLATLNWVDWFNKKRVHSALGYVSPFEFEAMYYDKINPLGQVA; encoded by the exons ATGAAAAAACCAAACTATACCCCCGAAATTAGAGAAAGAGCGGTTCAATTACTAATTGAATCTGAAAAAGATTATCCATCGAATTGGGCAGCAGTTTCCGCAATTGCTCCTAAAATTGGCTGTACTCCTGAAACACTTCGTGTTTGGTATCAAAAATACTTAGATCAACAAAATCCCGCCAAAGTACAACAGGTATCTGACCAAGAAAAAATGAAGCAAATGGAACGTGAAATTAAAGAATTAAAACGTGCCAATGAAATTCTACGTAAAGCAGCCG GCTTTTTTCGCCCAGGCGGAGCTCGACCGCCCACACAAATAATGGTGGATTTTATCCATAACAATAAGGCGTTATATGGTGTTGAAGCGATTTGTAGAATTTTACCGATTGCAGCTTCGACCTATTATCGGGCTTTAGATTTCGTTGATAACCCAGAACATCGAGCGAAACGTGCTCTGCATGATTTACATCATGCAGAGCAAATCAAACGTATTTGGAAAGAAAGTTCAGGTCGATATGGTGTACGTAAAGTTTGGCAAAAATTGAAACGTGAGGGTTATGTTATTGCACGTTGTACAGTTGCTCGATTGATGCAAAAGCTAGGTATACAAGGTGTTTGGCGTGGTAAGAATAAACAAACCACCCGTAGCCGAGATGATCAAAAACGAGCAGATGATTTAGTGAAACGGAATTTTAGTGCTGATCGACCTGACCAATTATGGGTCAGTGACTTTACGTATATTCAAACACATTCAGGCTGGGTCTATACCGCCTTTATTATTGATGTGTTCTCACGAGCAATTGTTGGATGGAAAGTATCTACACGGATGAATACAGATATGGTGCTCGATGCATTGGAGCAAGCATTGCACGATCGAGGCATGCCAAAGAATGTGATTCATCATTCCGATAGAGGTGTTCAATATCTTTCTATTCGCTATACCAATCGTTTAGATGCTGCAAATTTACGAGCATCAGTCGGTACGACAGGTGATTCATACGATAATGCTCTGGCTGAAACGGTGAATGGCTTATACAAAACAGAGGTGATTGAATATTTAAAAGCAGATTGGCAAGGTTTAGCAGATGTACAACTTGCGACACTAAACTGGGTAGATTGGTTCAATAAAAAGCGTGTACACAGTGCACTGGGTTATGTATCGCCTTTTGAGTTTGAAGCAATGTACTATGATAAGATTAACCCGTTAGGTCAGGTGGCCTAA
- a CDS encoding P22 phage major capsid protein family protein, with amino-acid sequence MSALARGKLNQYLAPPSDRTSLINSPANIALSGEVSKMFNPKVESDKAYLEGYIGRAFNSDVYEHQSIGVHTNGTAAGITVSTTAGQTGGSITMVASTAGTVTKGTIITIAGVFAVHPLTGANTGVLQQFVVTEDTSLNATAAPVKIYPEIITAQPGQTVTAAPAASAAVTVVSTNGAQNLMFQKDAFTAAFAPLPVLASCEGYTARLPNGMSVRVMTFGDGLNDLERTRIDVLYGFTVVRGIHSCRIFQAP; translated from the coding sequence ATGTCAGCTCTGGCTCGCGGTAAACTCAACCAGTATTTGGCACCACCATCTGATCGTACAAGTTTAATTAACTCTCCAGCGAACATTGCGCTTTCAGGTGAAGTTTCAAAAATGTTTAACCCGAAAGTTGAGTCAGATAAAGCCTATCTTGAAGGTTATATTGGACGCGCTTTCAATTCCGATGTTTATGAACATCAATCAATTGGTGTCCATACAAATGGTACAGCTGCTGGAATCACTGTTAGTACTACTGCTGGTCAAACTGGTGGATCTATCACTATGGTGGCATCTACAGCTGGCACGGTTACTAAAGGGACAATTATCACAATTGCTGGAGTTTTCGCAGTCCACCCATTGACTGGTGCCAATACAGGTGTATTGCAACAATTCGTTGTAACAGAAGATACCTCTCTTAATGCAACAGCTGCCCCAGTAAAAATTTACCCTGAAATCATCACAGCACAGCCTGGTCAAACGGTAACTGCTGCACCGGCTGCTTCTGCTGCTGTAACTGTGGTTTCTACCAATGGCGCACAAAACTTAATGTTCCAGAAGGATGCATTTACAGCCGCATTTGCTCCATTGCCAGTATTGGCCTCTTGTGAAGGTTACACAGCTCGTTTACCTAACGGTATGTCGGTTCGTGTCATGACGTTTGGTGATGGCTTGAATGACTTAGAAAGAACACGTATTGACGTTTTATATGGATTCACTGTTGTTCGTGGTATCCATTCATGCCGTATTTTCCAAGCACCATAA
- a CDS encoding tyrosine-type recombinase/integrase: MATYQKRNGRVTATVRIKPHPPKSKTHDTMRDAKAWAQDLEVKLRNEKVQIFDHIILRDALIEYRDTVSIKKKSADKEITRLNFFLKHMKCDIPLVQVDKQFLIDWCEMRLNKAQSGTVQRELMMFSGFLTWCKEIKLWIGSNPAREVQKPKAGNHRERVIDDEEIEAITPFLNSDLKDIFYLALETGMRQAEICGLTWNRVFIDKSFLRLDKTKNGRAREVPLSQKAKSILKERRKKQSLMVFEYAPYDVCKDFREAREAANLSGFRFHDTRHTAATRIAQKIQVLDLCKMFGWNNPKQAMTYYNATASEIASRL, from the coding sequence ATGGCAACATACCAAAAAAGAAATGGCAGAGTTACAGCTACTGTGAGGATTAAACCACATCCTCCAAAGTCAAAAACACACGATACTATGCGCGATGCCAAGGCATGGGCGCAAGATTTAGAAGTGAAACTACGAAATGAAAAAGTACAAATTTTTGATCATATTATTTTACGTGATGCTTTGATTGAGTACCGAGATACAGTTTCAATTAAAAAGAAAAGTGCTGATAAAGAAATTACCCGGTTAAACTTTTTTTTAAAACATATGAAATGTGATATCCCGTTAGTTCAAGTAGACAAACAGTTCTTAATTGACTGGTGCGAAATGCGCCTAAATAAAGCCCAAAGCGGAACCGTGCAACGAGAATTGATGATGTTTTCAGGATTCCTTACATGGTGTAAAGAAATAAAGCTCTGGATTGGTAGCAACCCAGCTCGAGAAGTTCAAAAACCTAAAGCTGGGAACCATAGAGAGCGTGTTATTGATGATGAGGAAATTGAGGCAATAACACCATTCTTGAATAGTGATCTTAAAGATATTTTTTATTTGGCTTTAGAAACCGGAATGAGACAAGCTGAGATTTGCGGGCTGACATGGAATAGAGTGTTTATTGATAAAAGTTTTTTAAGGCTAGACAAAACAAAAAACGGTAGGGCTAGGGAAGTACCGCTTAGTCAAAAAGCCAAATCAATTCTCAAGGAAAGAAGAAAAAAACAGTCACTCATGGTATTTGAATATGCGCCTTATGATGTTTGTAAGGATTTTAGAGAAGCACGTGAGGCAGCAAACTTGTCAGGATTTAGATTCCACGATACGCGGCATACTGCTGCAACACGTATCGCTCAAAAAATCCAAGTTTTAGATCTGTGTAAGATGTTTGGGTGGAACAATCCCAAACAAGCGATGACTTACTACAATGCAACTGCTAGCGAGATTGCATCGCGGCTTTAA
- a CDS encoding alpha/beta fold hydrolase — MKPLIHFAHANGVPSKVYQKLFDQLKDQYDIIYVAEIGTDKRYPITHGWTHLVDQVIDSIVQQAQGRKVIGLGHSLGSVLTLMAAYRRPELFSQVIMLDPPLIIGKASFVFHLAKLFKPKLVDKITPAGLSVRRRDHWDSREQAAALLGSRGFYQHFDADCFQAYIDYALTDDPQNGGVTLTIPKDDEVAMFRTTPSMWWLPMPKPPVPVHLAVGQNSVFLKEKFPQVAQKKLGIPYSVVDGGHMFPLEHPLETADKIKSLVI, encoded by the coding sequence ATGAAACCCTTGATTCATTTTGCCCATGCGAATGGTGTTCCATCTAAGGTTTATCAAAAGTTGTTTGATCAGTTAAAAGATCAATATGACATTATTTATGTTGCTGAGATTGGGACAGATAAGCGTTACCCAATCACACATGGCTGGACGCATTTAGTCGATCAAGTGATTGATAGCATTGTACAGCAAGCACAAGGACGTAAAGTAATTGGCTTAGGACACTCTTTGGGCTCAGTATTGACCTTAATGGCAGCCTATCGCCGTCCAGAATTATTTTCACAAGTGATCATGCTTGATCCACCCTTAATTATTGGTAAAGCTTCGTTTGTATTTCATCTGGCTAAACTCTTTAAACCGAAGCTGGTGGATAAAATTACCCCAGCAGGTTTGTCGGTACGTCGACGGGATCATTGGGATTCGCGTGAGCAAGCTGCAGCGCTTTTAGGTTCGAGAGGTTTTTATCAACACTTTGATGCAGATTGCTTTCAAGCTTATATTGATTATGCATTAACAGATGATCCTCAAAATGGTGGCGTAACACTGACCATTCCTAAAGATGATGAAGTGGCCATGTTTAGAACAACTCCATCGATGTGGTGGTTGCCAATGCCCAAGCCACCTGTTCCTGTACATTTGGCGGTGGGTCAAAACAGTGTTTTCTTAAAAGAGAAATTCCCGCAAGTCGCACAAAAAAAACTGGGAATTCCTTATTCTGTCGTGGATGGCGGGCATATGTTCCCATTAGAGCATCCACTGGAAACAGCCGATAAAATTAAAAGCTTGGTGATTTGA
- the sppA gene encoding signal peptide peptidase SppA, whose translation MSDWPPKPQNESTNSNNVTGKEWQILEKAVLASVEEQRRSRRWSIFFKCLGFAYLLIVLIAMSKGCSTSTEKSTTNISSDHLAVVDIIGTIDSSTSQSSVNSEDTNKALKRAFEASGSKAVALNINSPGGSPVQSDEIWQEIRYLKKQHPDKKVYAVIGDMGASGAYYIASAADEIIVNPSSLVGSIGVIMPNYGLSGLAQKLGIEDRTLTSGSNKDILSMTKPIDPAQKQHVQSVLDNVHTHFINAVKEGRGKRLKSNDPAVFSGLFWTGEQAIALGVADRSGSLTTLMRDLKVEQKIDYTVQRNPLESILGRMGAKIGEGISSSLAAQLETQQNAKIQ comes from the coding sequence ATGTCCGATTGGCCACCAAAACCACAAAACGAATCGACAAATAGTAATAATGTGACAGGCAAAGAATGGCAAATTTTAGAAAAAGCTGTTTTAGCTTCTGTTGAGGAACAACGCCGTAGTCGTCGTTGGAGCATCTTTTTTAAATGTTTAGGTTTCGCCTATCTTCTGATTGTCCTGATTGCAATGAGTAAAGGCTGTTCAACTTCGACAGAAAAATCAACTACGAATATAAGTAGTGATCATTTGGCTGTGGTTGATATTATTGGAACGATTGATTCATCTACCAGTCAATCTTCGGTGAATAGTGAAGATACCAATAAAGCATTAAAGCGTGCATTTGAAGCCAGTGGCAGCAAAGCCGTTGCTTTAAATATAAATTCTCCAGGTGGTTCACCAGTGCAGTCAGATGAAATCTGGCAAGAAATCCGTTATTTGAAAAAGCAGCATCCTGATAAAAAAGTCTATGCTGTGATTGGTGATATGGGCGCATCTGGGGCGTACTATATTGCTTCTGCGGCGGATGAAATTATTGTCAATCCATCTAGTCTTGTTGGTTCAATCGGTGTGATTATGCCGAACTACGGTTTAAGTGGTTTAGCACAAAAGCTTGGGATTGAAGACCGTACTCTGACTTCTGGTAGCAATAAAGATATTTTAAGCATGACCAAGCCAATTGATCCTGCACAAAAGCAACATGTGCAGTCTGTACTTGATAATGTACACACCCACTTTATTAATGCTGTTAAAGAAGGCCGTGGTAAACGCTTGAAATCAAATGATCCAGCGGTATTCTCAGGTTTGTTTTGGACAGGTGAACAGGCAATTGCACTAGGGGTTGCTGATCGTAGCGGTAGTCTAACGACGCTGATGCGTGATCTTAAGGTTGAACAAAAGATTGATTATACGGTGCAACGTAATCCGCTTGAGTCAATCTTGGGGCGTATGGGGGCTAAAATTGGTGAAGGGATTAGTAGTTCACTTGCAGCGCAATTAGAGACACAGCAAAACGCAAAAATACAGTAA
- a CDS encoding lysophospholipid acyltransferase family protein, which yields MTQSKSSNANYRLIKFASRMPMQFSRFFARMVAGLVSTFQLSKLSKIIGLNIQIVFPEMDQQQRQKLTRQTIQNELMSYFEFLSIWGSSNQKNIQRIQKVHGEHYLHEALAEKKGVVLIVPHFGTWEIMNAWVAQYSPMTILYKPVKNPDADQFVRDARSREQAHLVPTDESGVRQIFKALKQGGTTAILPDHTPDHGGDMINYFGIPLASSSLSAKLIQKTKAKALLLYTKRNEQGGFDMYIEPIDPNIYEGSAEDGTLIIHQALEQLIQRYPEHYHWSYKRFRANPALKKIYDIDEAEALAQVRTVRQQQQELTNT from the coding sequence ATGACTCAATCCAAATCCAGTAATGCAAACTATCGTCTGATCAAGTTCGCAAGTCGCATGCCGATGCAATTTAGCCGTTTTTTTGCGCGTATGGTTGCAGGATTGGTGAGTACCTTTCAGCTCTCTAAACTTTCAAAAATTATTGGGCTGAACATTCAAATTGTATTCCCAGAGATGGATCAGCAACAAAGACAAAAACTTACCAGACAAACCATTCAAAATGAGTTGATGTCATATTTTGAGTTTTTGAGTATTTGGGGTTCATCCAATCAAAAAAATATTCAACGTATTCAAAAAGTGCATGGTGAACACTATTTACATGAAGCACTTGCAGAAAAAAAAGGCGTAGTGTTAATTGTTCCCCACTTTGGCACCTGGGAAATTATGAATGCATGGGTCGCCCAATATAGCCCCATGACTATCCTGTATAAACCCGTAAAAAATCCAGATGCCGACCAGTTTGTCCGTGATGCCCGAAGTCGTGAACAAGCTCATCTGGTCCCCACAGATGAAAGTGGTGTCAGACAAATTTTTAAAGCCTTAAAGCAAGGTGGAACTACGGCAATTTTGCCTGATCATACCCCTGACCACGGCGGAGACATGATCAACTATTTTGGTATTCCTCTTGCCTCTAGCAGCTTAAGTGCCAAACTCATTCAAAAAACCAAAGCCAAAGCCCTACTTCTTTATACCAAAAGAAATGAACAAGGTGGCTTTGACATGTATATCGAGCCGATTGATCCGAATATTTATGAAGGCAGCGCTGAAGATGGCACCTTAATTATTCATCAGGCCTTAGAGCAACTAATTCAACGCTATCCTGAACATTATCACTGGAGCTATAAACGTTTTCGTGCCAACCCTGCGCTCAAGAAAATTTATGACATTGATGAAGCTGAAGCACTTGCACAAGTTCGTACAGTTCGCCAGCAACAACAAGAGCTTACAAATACTTAG